In Streptomyces thermolilacinus SPC6, a single genomic region encodes these proteins:
- a CDS encoding cold-shock protein produces the protein MVTATVREWREEEGWGVLDSPETPGGCFGHYSVIRMTGFRTLAPGQRVELTWEAPGFRQDGYDFRALSIVPRPA, from the coding sequence ATGGTGACGGCGACTGTCCGCGAGTGGCGCGAAGAGGAAGGGTGGGGTGTGCTGGACTCCCCCGAGACCCCCGGGGGCTGCTTCGGCCACTACTCCGTCATCCGAATGACGGGCTTCCGCACCCTGGCGCCCGGCCAGCGGGTCGAACTGACCTGGGAGGCCCCGGGCTTCCGGCAGGACGGCTACGACTTCCGAGCGCTCTCCATCGTTCCCCGCCCCGCGTGA